AGGATCACTGGAGATCTTGTTTCTTCTGCTGCTAATAAAATGGATTTTGTCCACTCTAAGTTGTTGATGTTGAACTGTCCAACTGCGTAATGTCCGGCTTTTGCCTTGTTTAACATTTCTTTTGCTGATACTAACATAGTTTGTCCTCCATATAATTCGTTAACTTTTTCACATCTAGTTTATTATACTCTATTTACACGTGGGTTGCAAGCTTTCACTTGTTACTAATATCTTCTGTTTTCCTGCAAAAATTTGGTCATTATTTTACTTGCAGATAATCGTTATCCTGTTCCACTTGTAACAGCAGATTCAAATGTTTCCGGCAGGAATTTTTTAAAACTCTTTTTACATTTTTACTGTCACTGTTTTGATACCATGCCACAGCTTCTTCTCTTGTGAGACCTCCTTTTTCCTTTCTTGAGATCAGACGTTCTTTCAACATCTCTTCCTCGGCCAGGATCAAGATTTTATAGTCTGCGTATTGCTGCATGGATTTCCATGGTTCTTGTTTTAATAGTAACCAGTTCCCTTCGATCAAAATGATATCTTTGGTAACTTTAATCTGATCTTCCACAACGTCGTGAAGATTTCTATCATAAATCAGCCATAAAATATCTTCTATTTTTATCTTTTCAAGTTTCTGTCTTAATTTTTCTGTGTCATATGTTTCCGGACATCCTTTTACCTGCTTCATTGGAACTTTTTCTCCAAGCACGATCGCATCATGAGAATTAATGTAATCAGAGTGATAATGAAATCCATCTAATCCTAATGCTTGAATGTCTGTAAACTCTTGATCTTGTTTTGATAAATATTCCAAAAACTCACATAATGTTGTCTTTCCAACGGCCGGCGGTGCTGCCATAAATACAATGATCCGTTCCTTTTTTTCCTTTTGTAACTGCTGTAATTGTTTTAATAAAGGAAGAAAAACTTTCTGGATCGTGTCTTCGTTATAGACCGCTGTCATTTCAAATCCATTGACTTTAAATAAATATTCTTTCCATTCTTTCATATGACACCTCTTTCTTTATGTTTATTATACGATGTATTCTTATACAAGTACAAGCAATAGACCTTTTACTTTGGCAGCATTAAAAAGTGCCATCTTTTTCTGTTACAAAAAAGATGGCACTTTTGATCTGTGACAAATATTTAATTAAATTTTGTGTAATGAATGAGGTCTCCCAAATAATCATATCCAAACTGGTACACCAGTATATTTCTGATCACCGCATATCCAAAGAAAATACACACTCCCAAAATCAACATCCACAATCTCGGCTTCATGCTCTTCATCTCTTTGGCTGTCAGTTTCTTTACCATCCATCCTGCAATACACCATAGAAACATAACCCCGGTATATACAACGGTTGGATTACATAAAAATGCTCTCTCAATATCCAAATGCAGCAGTGCGGTCACACTTCTTGTCCCGCCGCATGCCGGA
The sequence above is drawn from the Anaerostipes hadrus ATCC 29173 = JCM 17467 genome and encodes:
- a CDS encoding nucleoside/nucleotide kinase family protein: MKEWKEYLFKVNGFEMTAVYNEDTIQKVFLPLLKQLQQLQKEKKERIIVFMAAPPAVGKTTLCEFLEYLSKQDQEFTDIQALGLDGFHYHSDYINSHDAIVLGEKVPMKQVKGCPETYDTEKLRQKLEKIKIEDILWLIYDRNLHDVVEDQIKVTKDIILIEGNWLLLKQEPWKSMQQYADYKILILAEEEMLKERLISRKEKGGLTREEAVAWYQNSDSKNVKRVLKNSCRKHLNLLLQVEQDNDYLQVK
- a CDS encoding DUF2752 domain-containing protein, coding for MKMMTLYKIIRSMPCFFKEVTHFYCPACGGTRSVTALLHLDIERAFLCNPTVVYTGVMFLWCIAGWMVKKLTAKEMKSMKPRLWMLILGVCIFFGYAVIRNILVYQFGYDYLGDLIHYTKFN